A window of Theileria parva strain Muguga chromosome 4 map unlocalized ctg_529, whole genome shotgun sequence genomic DNA:
TCAGGCAATTTTTCTGGTCCTAAACTCAAAAACTCGTCAACTGACTCTGTATACAACGATGGCAATGTATTTGAAACTGGGGTTACCAACGACATGATATTTTCCTGAATTATTATCTCCAGCTCACATGATCTTTGCTGCAATTCTGGGCTACTATGTCTCTTGAAACGTCTCAAAATCTTCCTCAACTGATCTACCCTGTTTGGCATCTTAGACACTAACTTCCCTATACATGTCACTAAATACTCACATTCACTCAACAAATTCTTGGCTATTAATCCTATACTTATGTTTTCTAACATTTCGACTATGATTTCAGTCCCATCCACATCTTCCTCCTTCTCTACATCATTTGTTTCGCCCAAGTTATTATTGCCAGCCAAACTATCAGTTTCAAGAGTATTTGccacattattattgttatataGTGAGAACAATTCGTCTTCATTAGTGTTTGTATCATTTGGTTCATTCGGTGGTGAAGAAAGGTCCAAGAGAAAATCATCCTCACTTGACTTATCAAACGAATGAAATCCATTAACGTTTTTAGGTGTTGAAAGGTCCAACAAATTACCTTCATCCTTTTTGGCCAGTTCACTACCAACTGAATTAGACAGTTTTCCATTAAGTTGGAAACTGTTTTCACTTAGTTGTGGGTTAATTGTAACTAAATTACTCAGTTCACCACTGATTAGTTGATAGTATTCACCAATTGAGTACAGGGCGGCTTTCACTAGCGCTGATTGTCCCATATTATATCTCAGCGTTTTAACCAGTTCTAGGGTCGTTTTTGCCTTTGTTTCCTCCGTGCTACTCGACAACAGGTCTATAAAGTCAAACAGTATTGCGTCCTGCACACAATTTCCTGCGATGGagaatatttttacaaacaCTTGTAGTTTATACGCCAGGTCATCTGAATGTAGATTTACACAGTTGAATATCCTGTGCATACTCTCTCTCTTTAAATCGTCATCTGCTGATAATAGAAATTCATACAAATATTGTACAATTGGTGCCAAGGTTTCTCTATTCACCACCTTCAATGACACGTCCAATGCTTTCTTTCTTATCGATATATCTCTTTGTTTAAATGACTGGACTATTATTGTCCAGTTACTATCTCCGTACTTCATGTGAACGTTATGTAACTTCTTTATTATTCCGAGTGATATGTACTTGACATTGTTATTGAATCCCACCATAAACTTTTCCACCACTTGCTTCCCCAGTTCATTGAATCTATCATCTGCGAACTCACACTCTATTGTCGTCACACACTCGTACAAAATCACATCGTTCATGTTAGACCTGAGCTCTATCGACTTTATGATCTTCGAGATTATCTCATACAGTCTCTCCTTATAATCCATTAGTTTAACGTCATAGTCATCACCTAACcattattagtatatattcAGTACATAAATAcattagtatataaatatattagtatataaatagtatgtGATAGTGTTTGGAGATACCACTGGGATGATTTGTATTGTATAGTAGTTTTAAATACACTTGTTTGATCAGTGAGAGTATCTTGACCTTGAGAAATGGATCCGTTGAGTACTGATCTGTAATCAGTTGTTGGCTTGTGAAGGTTTCTGTATTAGCAGGAATAGTTGCTGAGAAATTAGTACTAGTAGGGTTCAGAACTTCATTCATGGTATCCAATAGCAGTGTGAAGAATCTGTCCAAATCACAGATTTTTGTGTAATGTTCCAGAAGTACAGACATGAGTGACAGTGCCGCCGTTTTAACTCCGTTATCAAAGTCTGAAATTAAGGGCTCGAGATACTTCATGAACGAGTATGCCAGGTCTATGCTTATGCTGTCCGGGGTTAAATTACGCTGTGCAGCTTTTCTCAGCATTCTTACCGTACAGATTGTGGCCTTCTTCTTAATATTAGGCACATTAGAATTGATCAGTGTATCAATTTCATACTGTAGTTCTCTGAGCATCTCGTGAGTGCCTATGTTAGCCAGTGACCGTAGAGCCATTTCACATATGTAAGGGTTTGGGTTATTCAAGTCTATCTTAATCGAGTTGGTCGCCAGCATTAGCACTTCGGAGTCTTCAGTCAAAAGCAAGTTCAGGGCCAAATATCCAATTCTTTTATCTGAAAATTTAGAGCTTGCTATCAGTTTTATACACTCAATTTGACCAAAATTTGTCGGATGTCctagtaaattaataaacaGAAGCTTTGAAATGTTCTTTCTCCTGTAATTTATGTTATCAGTGTTCAGACTACTGCGGATCTTAGCGCACTCTCGAGCCAAAACTGCTCGTTCTTCAGAGGCTGTTTTAGATCCGCGTATACTGCGGATCAATTCCTTTAATGATCCCGTCATACCAATACGATCATATTAGTACTATTTATTCAGGtataaatgtgtgaaaATTTAGCAAGGATTGGTCCTTTTCTCAGCAGTATAAATACAGAAAAAGGCTTAAAATATGGTTATAACtcatttaattataattataatgttattttagggAGAGTATCCATCAGTGTcaataaaaaacaaaaatggGTAAAAATTTAGCTAAAAAGTGctaaaacaaattaaattatatatataaatattatacatatgaaaaatggtataaaaagttatatttaaaaatcatGATGTTACATTTCTGTTAACATAGGTATGGGGGATTCAAGAAGaaaaaatttcattttactTTATATTTCACATCATGGGgattacacatttaactgatttttattccattccgttttatttttatattttttccTGAAATTCTCAATTTTACCCAATCTTCCACATCTTACCGTAACAccaacaattattaatttttaattatatctATCAACAATGTTGAAAAAAAGTACCGGGAAGGATGatgaaatatttgaaatGATTGATGAATCGGATTCCACTGAAGATTCTGATGACGAAGATTACAATTTAGGTGACAATCTCTTCACTAATCAAAATAAAAGTAAACCAAATAAATCTCGAAAACTGTCCACAAAATCCAATAATTCACGCAATAAAACCACCAATATCACTCctaaaactttaaattcCGCTCTTAAAAACGGAAACCATTCTCTAAAATCCGACACACCTATAAAAAGTGCCAGTAAAGAAGTATTAGCCTCTCGCTTGTTTGAGATAATAATAGGCCGCAAACATGCTCGACTATCAAGTTGTCTACAACGTATATACCTATCACTTTCATCCGaggataaatttgtaacAATAGCTGAGATTTTATCGTTTATCATTGAGTGTTCTGGTTTCACACCGAATCTTGTTCACTACTCATATCTTGATAATTCTAGTCCAACTAAAACAACCAATGAAACAAATGAACTGGAGTGGGATGTTTTTaagaatttatataataacttGCCAAACAGGGTTAACTTTGACCAAATCACTCAGTTAACCAACGAAGACAGTTCTAATGGTGTTAATCCTCGTGGAGGGAATTCTAGCATGGAGTTGGAAGATTCTGAAGTATATGGGAGTAGTATAAACTTTGAAAACGGACATTCTTTATCACATACGTTTTATTCAGTTTGTAATCGTAGGATGAAGTTCTTGAACAAGAAATTGGATTATAAGGAAGGGTGGATGATTGATTTTGGAAGTGTAGGATTTCATCGCTTCTGTGAGTTTTTCAATGAGCTGATTCTCCAAGTTGAGCTACCGTATTTTCAACACCTACTTACGTTAATAGAATACGTATTTGTATTAAGTACGTGTCAATACAGAGGAGTACGCCTGTTATCCACTGTGGCATGTAATGAGCTTATTAAATCACTACTTCTGAAATTAGATGTATTGAAAAAAGACCAAGTGGTTCTGAGAAAACAATTATTGGTCGAGGCTGATTTGGATAAAAGGGCTGCAACCAGATTGGGAGGTGATTCAGCTCTATCCAACTCTACTgtagaattatataaaagGGTTAACTTGGTCAATATCACCTGTTCCGCCATAGTGAACATGGTCAAAACAAGTTTTTACGTAAATTATTCAGCCAAGTCTTTTGATATTGTCGGGGATCTAAGAGTTGTTTCAGCCTATTACTTAGTAGTCCATTCCATTATTAATCCAGAATTATACCATCATTCTTTATACATGGAGCTAGTAACTAGTTTGCTCAGCAATATGGATGACAATCTACCCCTATTACTCAAGTTCATACTCATCAATGGAGATGTATTGGAAAAAAAGATTATGGAAAGAGTATTGAGAATATATACAGGTGAAAACAATGAGGTCAATCAACTAATTGAATTTATACACCTTAAACATTCTTGTTCGCAAACTTCCGATAAACTTGCTAATACTGATGATACtgataatactaataatactgACAAACTTGATCCTACGGATAATGGTGTTAAAACTGATAAACTTGATTCCAACATTGTTGTGATAGATGATGAAACAGTCtacaataaaattgtgaATAGTAATAACAAGTATATCGGCtgtgtatatttattaaaagagTTGCCAAAGTTTAAGGTTAGCCTTAAGCTTGACTTGAATTTAACGAATGTGAAGAGTAAATACCAAAACTTATTTAGTGGTAATAATAAACCCTATCATCACCATGTATACAACTTTAACACAGGTAAGGGTAACAGTGGAGGTGAGGATTACATGGAAAACATGCGAGTCATGTGTAACTCAATGTTAAAACATAGTGAAAAGGAAAGTTACAACCAAtttgtgaataatttagtttcGGATTTAGTTGAACTTAACTTCTTCGACCCGGAGTTTTCCTATTTTACTCTTTCAAATTATGTTACGTTCTTAAATCCACCACAGTTACACACCCTATACAATACTATCCTACTACAATTACTCAAGTCATTGTCATCAACAGGCTCAAGTACAGATTTAGGAACTGGTGTCACTAGTAGTTTGGACGATTTCATAACAAACTGTGATGagttatataaattaaataaaactacTGAAAACAATTTGCTAACACTGTTGAATATGTTTAATGAGGTGGTGAGGATGAATGTGACAAAATCCAACAAATTCAAGGTGGTAGATTTAGTATTGAAAAGTCTTgattatttgttaaattcaCCCAATTTGCTGTCTATCTCACTCAACATATTATCAAACCTGAGTGAGACTGGAGAGGAAGCTAAAGATATCTCTTCCAATACTACACTtaaaaataagattaaCTCGTTTTTTAATACAAACTTCAACCAACTATATGAATTTGTTGTGGACTTAAAAAGCGATACCAATGTTGACAACACAGATGATGTAATGCGAGTACTGTATATCTTGAACAGTTTAATGAGTAgctttaattttgttaaattggATGAAACTAAGTTCACAACTTTGTTTAACAAATCTTTTGACATGATGCTGTCTGACTCTACTACTGGAAGAACTGATTTGGTGGATGAGCTGATGGTATTTTACTATTTGGTGTatgaatatataatattaaagaCTATAAATACAGATTACTATTTTGATTTTCTACCTCAACTCcataacaaattattactaatgCTGCTTAATAAGCCTAAATTTAGTAATGATACTGAGAAGTTTATTACTGTTTCCACAGCActaagtatattaaaactGTCGAATATTGATTTTTTGAAGAATAACTACTCGTTCACAATGAGTTCCAGTACTGTAAATCAACTACTCAACTACGTCACAGACTTATTTTTGTCATTATATCAAAGTAACAAGAGTATTCTTAAATTAAGCCAAAAGAagagtaaattaaacataCTAAATGACGGGTGTGTAACAATaagttataaatatacaaattcaACAACTTGTTTAGATACACTAAATATCCTGTACGTGGCTGAGAGTGTAGTGTATCAGTACGCAAAAACACTGAATAAGTCAGTGTATGACAGTAACAtatcaataataatactgttgAATAGTTGCAGTGGGTATGAACGTGTAAGAGTAGCATCACAAAAGTTTCTTGAAATACTTTCTAAGTTAGATTTGACATTGTTTAACCTCATTTCACTTCACTGCATGACAACCTTGTACGAATTATCGCAATTCTCACTTCTCAGTTCCGTAATCACATTGTTTAACCAATTTGAAAACGGGGGAATCTTGCAATTTATATACCATTTGTTAAGTTACATTAAAAAGTCTCAGTCGAACCATAACCTCCAACAGTATATAAGGCCAATACTGTTAGAAAATCCCAGTGTTAAGACCGCCAGCGATGAAAAGTACAATAACATACTGAAGCTGATTAAATTACTGAAGGATAACCAACAACTCTATTTGGTGAAATATAtggaaaaattattcaacgTGGAGGTGGATGACgattttaatgataatttattaacattgaGACGGAACTTAAACGTTAAATCAGTTGAGCAATTATGCGCTAATATCCTCAACAGTATACCTAAACAAAGCAAATCCACATCAAAACCCACTAAATCCATCTCAGAATTTTTCAAACCCAGTTCTAAAGTAGATAAACCGGATTCGAAACTGGATAAAACTAGTTTACAGCTACCTGAACTGGGCACAGAAGTACATAAACCCACTGCACAGCAAACTAAACCAAGTTCAAAGCATCTGAAAAACAAGAGAAAGAGGATGAAGGAAGCTGGCACAACGTTATTGCCACatgatttttatcaatttaatgataataCGACACATTCACTTGATtctaatagtgttaataagGAAGAGAGTTCGCCTGAGATTGTGAGAAACTACACCAAGAGAACCCTACTACCGAGCATGGGAATTAAGAATAAGTTTGAACCAATAGAATTAAGAGATGACGAGTTAAACTTGGAGGATTTGGAGACTTTTAATGAGTTAGAGCCCTTTGAAGATGTTATAGAAGTCCCAGATGATCTTTCTCCCACCAAATTAACACTCAAAAGCTCAAGTTTACATTTTCCTTAATATTATGctactatatataatattatgtatgtataatattagtatGGTCTAGTGATGTTGAATCTAAAGGTTTTCGAGCGTTTTCTAAGGCTTTTCCCATGAGGTCCACCTCCGCCGCGTCCTTCACCTGTTCTGAAGCAATTCATCAAATTCAAATCCACGCCATTCCTATCAAACATTCTTGCCTCACCTATGCAAACAGATTagttataatttattagagTATTCGATTAGAAGCCATTCTTTGAATATATGTGATAAGTTACCGAGTCGGTTTCTGAATTCTTGAGGGTTATTTTTCCACCACAAATTCAACTTCATTCCCTCCTCTCCGCTTGCAAATGGTTGCCTCTCAACCATCACATCTGTAAATACATTAATATACTAGAATTAGACAGAAATGTATGTTAGGAAAGGATTGTTGTTACTTTGTTCAGGTGGTAGATAGAATGGtgaatattttttagattccAAAAATTTGAGTTCTTCAGACTTGTATTTGCCAGTCAAGTGTTTATAATAGGCATAAACAGGGTCCTTCTAcgttaatttagtttttgAAATTCTTACACGGCTGTTTTCTGAGTAATACACTTTCCAAGGAAGCCCCAGTCTCATTATAcctattaataaattactattctagtataattaaaggtataactaagtataGTGTTAACAATGGTATTATGCGTTGTGTATTACTTGGATTGGATTTATAAAAGTACATGACATTTCTCATTTGTTCGCCCATTTGCGATCTTAGTTGTTCCGGGAaagtatttaaaatataattatcaaatcCTCCACTACTCGTTATCGCATGTAATGCTGCAAAACATTATACACAGGTACACAAGTAGTATATTTAAGTATGTAGTAAGGGTGAGTGGGAAATACCTGAAGTGGTAACCCTAACGTTTGGAACTGTGGTATTTAAAAGTTTAGATTCAAAGTCTTTCTTGAAAACCAACGGTTTAAGCTTAATTCTGGTCTTTTTCAGGGAATAGGATACTTTAGTGTAATAGTTATAGTCCTCGTCATGGTACAGTCCTACACAAATTCAAAGAATATGGGAGTAAGAGAGTAAGTAGAAGAAATTGTGAGtataaaactaaaatatcATCTGATTAACAGCGAATAATGGTGTTATAATTAAGAGAATACCGGTTTGAGAGGAGGCTGAAGGAGGTCTGCCATAGGCTTTGACGGGGATGGGATGAATTATCTGGTTCTTCTTAAATCCTCTACATTGTCCCTTTcctaaaaaatgtttataggtataatataaatcatATAATATGTGATATTCATTGGTATtggaataataatagtataggTAATGGGatggtaaatgtgtaatacCGTTGAAGCGTAAATATTTGCCGAAAAGATATGGAAACCTCGgcataataaattattacatattttaattatttaatagtaGAAATTTGAAGcattttagaaaattttacgTAAGTTGTGTAAATCTATGGTGTGGAAGAAAAAGCaacacaatttacaattaatagtatatagtgATTTAAATGTACTATAGATCtcaaaataaacaatattaaatattaaatcatATGAAATCTAGTAGAATCCATCAAATAAGCCTCAAATGTCATGAAAAAAATTCATCTGTGTGATgtaacatttttttaaagttttaaaatttctttagttttttacacaaatcCCGTTTAAACCAAGTTTCTAGtgaaattagtaaatttcGCCGATTTTTGGAATCGGCCGTGGTCTTTAATTCTAGGATTCTACACACGGGATGCATGCATTCATAATTGTTGCATTGTTTTTAGATCTTTACTGTtctgtaaattatgaaacaaatcagtatatttatttccgtaatttgtaaaacttgatttaatgattatttataatGAAAGCATCTGATATCGCCTCCCTAACTTGCGTTTCTCTCTTCTTGACAGTCGCCTTCGCTCACGTTGTTAAGGAATTTGTACTCAATTTGAAAGCTCGCtcaaaaattgataaaaacgTACgtttcaaattatttaaaaatttattaattaatttaatattacagTAAATTACTTAGTGattcataaaattaagaacAAATCAACAATAACTTTAAAGAACTAACTagattattaatattttagtcttattgataattaattttctcGCTGATGTGTGTATGAATTATACTAAGATGTGCTCATAATTATCCAAAaaagtagtaaataatgttgtaGTACGTGCCTGATGAAAAGGAGAAGAGAAGTGTCAAGATTTACAGGTTATTGCTGCTCCATGTCGGCACCAACAACATCGTTTTGTTGTGCCTGATTTTCGGAATCTCATTTATTATCTATGGGCTCACCAACGATTACCTAGATGGACTTTGCTTTTTCGTGGGTGGTCTAACTTCATTGATCACAGGTTTACTGGCTGTGCTCTTCTGTAAAGGAGCCTCCAGCAAGCTCGTAGACTTATCCCAAATAGGAATTCGTCAAGTGTACTTGAGATGTTTGGGCAATTCGTCTGCGATTTCTATCTTTTTAATCGGTTTAAACGTTCTTTCACTCTTTATCCTGACTATAGTTTTGTTCCCGAGAACAACTTTAGGTGATGCAAAAATACTTAAACTGCTGACCACAATTTCATACTTTTGCTTTGGAACTCTATTCGTGACTATTTTCTCCAGACTCTCAGGAGGGCTTTTCAACAACTCATACAACATTCTCCTGGAGTCTGATAAAAGTAACACAATTGAAGAAGTTTCAGTAGATGAAGTTGTTGAAAATAAGTTGTTAGGAGATATGAATAACTATTTGCAGAATATCTACGAATTAGTGCTTGAATTTGTTGCCATCCTCTCAACATTAATCTGCTCATACGTGATGGTGATGGGTAGATTTGAGGAAAATGGAGTGCTGCTGGCCAAGTCAATAAAGTTCTTATCGTAcccatttattattctctCATTTAGCCTATTTGTAACAGCAATAACAATAACCATTTTCACATACTTTATGAAGAATAATACCCTTAAAAGGGTCAGAAACTCTTACATGTACACTGTTTGCTCAAGTCTGGTAGCCACTCTGGCTCTTTTGCCGTTCTTTCACATGTTTTTCTTACCAAGTGAAATTGACGGAGTTCACTATGAAAGGTACACCGTTTACGGACTAGTGTTACTGGGTTTCCTGGTCGGTGTATTAATGTCACTTTGCAATAAATACTTCTTGTCAAACAATAACTTTATGGGCAAGTCGATTTCACTATCAGTAATCTCATCACTGACTGGTGGAATTATCAACTCACTTTCGTTCTCAAAGCTCTTTACCTTTATTCCAACTGCATTAGTAGCTTTGATCCTTCTATTGTCACTGATTTTGACTGATTTCTACGGGTTAATCTTTGTATGTGCCGGATCAATGTGTTCTCTTTGCCTGGTGCTTACAGGCTCAATTTTCTACTCCTTGGTCTTTACATCTCATAGACTAACTGAAGGCGAAGATGGTGGAAATGAAGAAAATCCATCCGACAGTCTAGTATTAAGGAACCTTAAGACTTCATGGTCCAAAGTCAGTGATGTAACTAAGCCATACTTGAGTACCTGGTGTATTTTACTCGGTTTAGTACTCATTAACCACATGTCAGTTAAGTTGGAAGTTGTTAGCCCAGGTTACCTTAACCCATTTGCCCTCACATCTCTGTTCTTGGGATGCACATTCCCAATACTTGAAAGTGGGTTAATCCTCAGAATATCATCCTCAATTGCTAATACTAAGTTGAGGAAAACATTCAAGGAAGTTTACAACTCACTTTACCCATCCAACAAGCGTGACAAAGATGATAAGGGAAAGGGCAAGGGTATAAAACTATCATTTTGGAGAAgtggtaaaaataataaaaaacaagACGACAAACCCGAAAGTGAGGATATTACCAAGAGAAACGCAGACGTTGAGTCCCCAAATGGACAAGTTGAAGAATCCAACAATGACGAACTGATTAACGTAGTAATTAGTTCAGATGATGATACTAAGTATAAAAAGTTCAGAGGAGGGTTTAAGAAATGTTTGCTAGTTGAAGCCGGTGTTCAAGAGGATTCATTGTTGAATGCTCCAATCACCTGTGATAGTTCCAGATCACCACTCACTGACACTCTCGACTCCACTTACAGTAACAACTCGTTCCACACAGCTAACTCTACTCATGAAGATGCTGGAGATAATGCCGCGACTGTGGATTTGAGGAAACACTGCTCTAGAGATTACAGAATATTGAAAAATGCAGATATTCACTACAAGATGTTCCACCCCAAGTATCATGAAAAACACTTTAACTTGCAAAAAATATCAACCGACGAAGAGGTTACTGTACAAAACAATTCACAGAATTCAGAAAGTGCACAAAATAATGTAGAAGATTcacaaaataaacaaaataatgtaGAAAAAAGTTCAGATAAAGTAGAAAATGCAGTAGAAGATGTAGAAAAGGTCGAAAATAAGCAGAATTTGGCATCAATGGTAGAACATAAGAATGATACAGGAGTACCATTGGAAACCACGGTGGATTTGAATAAGGTGATGGAAGGAGTCAGGAAAAGTATTTCTAGCGAGAATTCAAGTTGCAGTAGCACTTACAGGGAATATGAAAGTTCATATCCCGAAAAGAAAGTTCAACCATCCCAAGTACATACAGCTGAGGTGGTAAACGAAGAGTCACATGACGAGGCTGATCTTGAGGAAGTACATTACACAGGCTCATTCACCTCTAAGAACCAAGAAGGTGAAGTTGTCGAAAATGAATATCACATTGACGTGAACAGGAATTTAT
This region includes:
- the ap1g1 gene encoding adaptin subunit gamma, encoding MTGSLKELIRSIRGSKTASEERAVLARECAKIRSSLNTDNINYRRKNISKLLFINLLGHPTNFGQIECIKLIASSKFSDKRIGYLALNLLLTEDSEVLMLATNSIKIDLNNPNPYICEMALRSLANIGTHEMLRELQYEIDTLINSNVPNIKKKATICTVRMLRKAAQRNLTPDSISIDLAYSFMKYLEPLISDFDNGVKTAALSLMSVLLEHYTKICDLDRFFTLLLDTMNEVLNPTSTNFSATIPANTETFTSQQLITDQYSTDPFLKVKILSLIKQVYLKLLYNTNHPSGDDYDVKLMDYKERLYEIISKIIKSIELRSNMNDVILYECVTTIECEFADDRFNELGKQVVEKFMVGFNNNVKYISLGIIKKLHNVHMKYGDSNWTIIVQSFKQRDISIRKKALDVSLKVVNRETLAPIVQYLYEFLLSADDDLKRESMHRIFNCVNLHSDDLAYKLQVFVKIFSIAGNCVQDAILFDFIDLLSSSTEETKAKTTLELVKTLRYNMGQSALVKAALYSIGEYYQLISGELSNLVTINPQLSENSFQLNGKLSNSVGSELAKKDEGNLLDLSTPKNVNGFHSFDKSSEDDFLLDLSSPPNEPNDTNTNEDELFSLYNNNNVANTLETDSLAGNNNLGETNDVEKEEDVDGTEIIVEMLENISIGLIAKNLLSECEYLVTCIGKLVSKMPNRVDQLRKILRRFKRHSSPELQQRSCELEIIIQENIMSLVTPVSNTLPSLYTESVDEFLSLGPEKLPEKTQKEEPKHEKTDIFNELFDTSITVESATFKTTTVSEKEENREDKLVNSIVENVSVVSSRDKREDDFQQFDPF
- a CDS encoding Inorganic H+ pyrophosphatase family protein, with the translated sequence MKASDIASLTCVSLFLTVAFAHVVKEFVLNLKARSKIDKNYVPDEKEKRSVKIYRLLLLHVGTNNIVLLCLIFGISFIIYGLTNDYLDGLCFFVGGLTSLITGLLAVLFCKGASSKLVDLSQIGIRQVYLRCLGNSSAISIFLIGLNVLSLFILTIVLFPRTTLGDAKILKLLTTISYFCFGTLFVTIFSRLSGGLFNNSYNILLESDKSNTIEEVSVDEVVENKLLGDMNNYLQNIYELVLEFVAILSTLICSYVMVMGRFEENGVLLAKSIKFLSYPFIILSFSLFVTAITITIFTYFMKNNTLKRVRNSYMYTVCSSLVATLALLPFFHMFFLPSEIDGVHYERYTVYGLVLLGFLVGVLMSLCNKYFLSNNNFMGKSISLSVISSLTGGIINSLSFSKLFTFIPTALVALILLLSLILTDFYGLIFVCAGSMCSLCLVLTGSIFYSLVFTSHRLTEGEDGGNEENPSDSLVLRNLKTSWSKVSDVTKPYLSTWCILLGLVLINHMSVKLEVVSPGYLNPFALTSLFLGCTFPILESGLILRISSSIANTKLRKTFKEVYNSLYPSNKRDKDDKGKGKGIKLSFWRSGKNNKKQDDKPESEDITKRNADVESPNGQVEESNNDELINVVISSDDDTKYKKFRGGFKKCLLVEAGVQEDSLLNAPITCDSSRSPLTDTLDSTYSNNSFHTANSTHEDAGDNAATVDLRKHCSRDYRILKNADIHYKMFHPKYHEKHFNLQKISTDEEVTVQNNSQNSESAQNNVEDSQNKQNNVEKSSDKVENAVEDVEKVENKQNLASMVEHKNDTGVPLETTVDLNKVMEGVRKSISSENSSCSSTYREYESSYPEKKVQPSQVHTAEVVNEESHDEADLEEVHYTGSFTSKNQEGEVVENEYHIDVNRNLLPPDVDISNTPRRPTPKSTDSCLLDLEAHFAQPKKESQLLTYKNVLISILLSILPFILAFGFPLLVGVSLGKNALVTLLLFSNISSSILVQVLSLCSMTLESSYNHISRTSSADSNSAVPAAQLLDSNGNVSKRLSKIVSSSIGPVLNALMMALPLFCIYTGSVYTSLSNHQGFPKWSKYTN